In Paeniglutamicibacter kerguelensis, one genomic interval encodes:
- a CDS encoding zinc-dependent alcohol dehydrogenase family protein, whose product MKALIYKGPGEKSWSDVPNPQLINPGDAIVRVETTTICGTDLHILKGDVPAVQPGRILGHEGVGTVVEVGTSVHDLVVGDRVLISCIKSCGHCPNCRSGLYSHCLGDEGQSGIGWVFGHLIDGTQAEFVRVPYADNSLYKLPDGVSDTEAVMLSDILPTGFEIGVLSGGVKPGDVVAVIGAGPVGLAAIATAGLCGAGTIVAIDRDENRLRQAREFGATDIVDSSAVDWREKVMALTDGAGVEVAIEAVGLPETFTMAIDLARPGGRIANIGVQGKSVDLALQDLWIRNISISMGLVNTNTTPMLLKLVAQHKIPAAKFATHTFTFDQMLEAYDTFARATETKALKVIITHQPTQP is encoded by the coding sequence ATGAAAGCCCTGATCTACAAAGGGCCTGGCGAGAAGTCATGGTCGGACGTTCCAAATCCACAACTCATCAATCCCGGTGATGCGATAGTGCGGGTGGAAACCACCACCATCTGTGGCACCGACCTTCACATTCTTAAGGGGGATGTCCCAGCCGTGCAGCCGGGACGGATTCTGGGCCACGAAGGGGTCGGAACCGTCGTGGAAGTGGGCACGAGCGTCCATGACCTGGTGGTGGGCGATCGCGTCTTGATCTCCTGCATCAAATCATGCGGCCACTGTCCCAACTGCCGCTCGGGCCTGTATTCCCACTGCCTTGGCGACGAAGGCCAATCGGGCATCGGCTGGGTGTTTGGCCACCTGATAGACGGTACCCAAGCCGAATTCGTTCGGGTGCCGTACGCGGACAACTCGCTGTACAAACTACCCGACGGAGTCAGCGACACCGAGGCCGTCATGCTCTCCGACATTCTGCCGACAGGCTTTGAGATCGGCGTTCTGTCAGGCGGGGTCAAGCCCGGCGACGTCGTGGCAGTCATCGGAGCCGGCCCGGTGGGACTGGCGGCGATCGCCACCGCCGGACTCTGCGGCGCGGGAACAATCGTAGCCATCGACCGCGATGAAAACAGGCTCCGGCAAGCCAGGGAATTCGGCGCAACGGACATTGTCGATTCCTCTGCAGTCGACTGGCGCGAAAAGGTCATGGCCCTCACCGACGGGGCAGGCGTCGAGGTGGCCATCGAGGCCGTCGGCCTGCCCGAAACCTTCACCATGGCCATCGACCTCGCCCGCCCCGGCGGCCGCATCGCAAACATCGGCGTCCAGGGCAAGAGCGTCGACCTGGCGCTGCAGGACCTATGGATCCGAAACATCAGTATCAGCATGGGCCTGGTCAATACCAACACCACACCCATGCTGCTCAAGCTTGTGGCACAGCACAAGATCCCGGCTGCCAAGTTTGCAACGCACACCTTCACGTTCGACCAGATGCTTGAAGCGTACGACACCTTTGCCCGAGCAACGGAGACGAAGGCGCTGAAAGTCATTATCACGCACCAGCCAACCCAGCCCTGA
- a CDS encoding universal stress protein: protein MNNENTFNSTNPLPEPASSNSIVVGHDGSKGASHAFTMAMELAAELSAPVVVVRSWSILTAPKPAEWEYGYVSSFDEYTTAVREEMILTLKGTVEKFDKVQVAYEPVHAPPAKSLIAISHDARMLVVGTRGHGGFTGMLLGSVSEQCVRHAACPVLVVRPTPATSW from the coding sequence ATGAACAACGAAAACACGTTTAATAGTACAAATCCGCTGCCGGAACCGGCATCGAGCAACAGCATCGTTGTCGGCCATGACGGATCCAAGGGCGCAAGCCATGCATTCACCATGGCCATGGAGCTCGCAGCGGAACTCTCCGCACCCGTCGTCGTGGTCCGGTCCTGGTCGATCCTGACTGCACCAAAGCCGGCCGAATGGGAATACGGCTACGTGTCCTCGTTTGACGAGTACACCACCGCGGTGCGCGAGGAAATGATTCTCACCCTCAAGGGCACCGTCGAAAAGTTCGACAAGGTCCAGGTGGCCTACGAGCCCGTCCACGCACCTCCCGCCAAGAGCCTCATTGCCATCTCACACGATGCCCGCATGCTGGTGGTTGGAACCCGCGGGCACGGAGGATTCACGGGAATGCTGCTGGGCTCCGTGAGCGAGCAATGCGTGCGCCACGCCGCCTGCCCCGTCCTGGTCGTGAGGCCCACACCTGCTACGAGCTGGTGA
- a CDS encoding NADPH-dependent F420 reductase — translation MEQITIIGNGHMARSLAVRMIKGRHSVLILGRNEGKTRDLVEFLGAGAHGGREGTSIEGDLVFLAVPFEEGRKAVSAYGSALAGKVVVDISNPVDLATFDRLLVREDTSAAESIALLAGPTTDVVKAFNTCLAKPLEAGSVAGFPLDVFIAGDSEQAKATVSAVAANSGLRPIDVGPLKRARQLESMMLLVMGLQVNPEHKNFNWDTSLKILP, via the coding sequence ATGGAACAGATCACCATCATTGGCAACGGGCATATGGCCCGTTCTCTCGCCGTCCGCATGATCAAGGGCCGGCATTCCGTATTGATCCTGGGCCGCAATGAAGGCAAGACCCGGGACCTCGTTGAGTTCCTCGGTGCCGGAGCACACGGCGGCAGAGAGGGCACCTCCATCGAGGGCGACCTCGTGTTCCTGGCGGTCCCCTTTGAAGAGGGCAGGAAGGCGGTATCTGCCTATGGCAGTGCCCTCGCTGGCAAGGTCGTCGTTGACATCAGCAATCCCGTGGACCTGGCCACCTTCGACCGGCTTTTGGTTCGCGAGGACACGTCAGCCGCGGAATCGATCGCATTGCTTGCGGGCCCGACCACCGACGTTGTCAAGGCCTTCAACACCTGCCTGGCCAAGCCGCTGGAAGCAGGGTCCGTGGCCGGGTTCCCCTTGGACGTCTTCATTGCCGGCGACTCCGAACAGGCCAAGGCCACGGTCAGCGCGGTGGCCGCGAACTCCGGCCTGCGCCCGATCGATGTCGGGCCGCTCAAGCGGGCACGCCAGCTTGAATCCATGATGCTCTTGGTCATGGGCCTTCAGGTCAACCCCGAACACAAGAACTTCAACTGGGACACGTCACTCAAGATCCTTCCCTAG
- the ppsA gene encoding phosphoenolpyruvate synthase, protein MEQDKVVWLEDVGNKDVSQVGGKNASLGELIRSLSASGVKVPAGFAITASAYRNFLETNDLESKLEGILASKGAGKISWKQAGQELRELILTGEFSPSAIVQICAFYRELAMRAGCVEPAVAVRSSATAEDLPEASFAGQQETYLNVRGEQQLLDACRRCYASLFTDRAISYRQIMNFGQLDVSLSIGVQLMVRSDLGASGVMFSLDPETGFPRSAVISANWGLGETVVQGMVNPDRYGVFKPLLENSSFSPIIDKSKGSKMRKLVYASVGGTGTLLVDTTEAEQESFVLDEGDIVQLGKWAVQIENHYGRPMDMEWAKDGTTGELFIVQARPETVQARKSSTILRSQHLTEQGPLLVTGAAVGDLIASGPACVIRDAVDIERFVDGSVLVTEQTDPDWVPVMKRARAIVTDKGGATSHAAIVSRELGIAAVVGTSNATAVIAEGQSVTVSCADGESGHVYDGLLASRQDEVDLGSLPATDTAVMLNVASPATVFKWWRLPAQGIGLARMEFVINDMVQVHPMALAFPERVSNAAERTKIAELAKDYADPADYFVQTLARGLAKLATPFHPAPTIVRFSDFKTNEYAHLIGGTDFETEESNPMIGFRGASRYYDESYRAGFDLECRAIIRLREHCGFANVVVMVPFCRTLGEADRVLAVLSENGLVRGQNGLRIYMMCEVPSNVVLAERFAAKFDGFSIGSNDLTQLVLGVDRDSQKLSALFDERDDAVKEMIREAIDGAHAAGIRIGICGQAPSNFPDFAAFLVERGIDSISLNPDSFLRTVPAISAAEAANDTETLPDR, encoded by the coding sequence ATGGAACAAGACAAAGTCGTGTGGCTTGAGGACGTTGGCAACAAGGATGTTTCCCAGGTCGGGGGAAAAAACGCCTCACTGGGCGAATTGATCCGTTCGCTGAGCGCCAGCGGAGTAAAGGTACCTGCCGGATTCGCCATCACGGCTTCTGCCTACAGGAACTTCCTTGAGACGAATGATCTGGAATCAAAATTGGAAGGGATCTTGGCGTCCAAGGGCGCGGGGAAAATCAGCTGGAAACAGGCCGGACAAGAATTGCGCGAATTGATATTGACAGGAGAGTTTTCCCCTAGTGCTATCGTCCAAATTTGTGCGTTCTATCGGGAGCTGGCGATGCGGGCTGGTTGCGTTGAACCCGCTGTTGCTGTTCGCAGCAGCGCGACAGCTGAGGATTTGCCTGAGGCGAGTTTTGCGGGACAACAAGAAACGTACCTCAATGTCAGGGGCGAACAACAGCTCTTGGACGCCTGTCGACGATGCTATGCTTCCCTGTTTACGGACAGGGCAATCAGCTATCGACAAATCATGAATTTTGGGCAGTTGGACGTATCGTTGTCCATCGGGGTTCAGCTCATGGTCAGATCGGATTTGGGAGCATCCGGTGTCATGTTTTCCCTTGATCCCGAAACCGGATTCCCACGCTCCGCAGTCATTAGCGCCAACTGGGGGCTCGGCGAAACCGTTGTGCAGGGAATGGTTAATCCGGACAGATACGGCGTCTTCAAGCCACTGCTGGAGAATTCATCGTTTTCACCGATCATCGACAAGTCCAAGGGTTCGAAGATGCGCAAACTTGTCTACGCATCTGTTGGAGGAACCGGAACGCTGCTGGTCGACACCACCGAAGCCGAACAAGAATCATTCGTCCTTGATGAAGGCGACATCGTTCAGCTTGGAAAGTGGGCCGTGCAGATTGAAAACCACTATGGAAGGCCCATGGACATGGAATGGGCCAAGGATGGGACAACCGGCGAACTGTTCATCGTCCAGGCCAGGCCGGAAACCGTGCAGGCGCGTAAGAGCAGCACAATTCTGCGTTCGCAACACCTGACTGAACAGGGTCCGCTGCTGGTCACGGGGGCGGCGGTTGGCGATTTAATTGCTTCGGGCCCTGCGTGTGTGATCAGGGATGCTGTCGACATCGAGCGCTTTGTGGACGGCTCAGTATTGGTCACCGAACAAACTGACCCGGATTGGGTGCCTGTGATGAAACGGGCTCGGGCCATCGTCACTGACAAGGGCGGGGCAACCAGCCATGCGGCAATCGTCAGCCGGGAGCTGGGTATTGCCGCCGTGGTGGGAACATCCAACGCCACTGCCGTGATTGCCGAGGGGCAGTCCGTGACGGTTTCCTGTGCCGACGGGGAAAGCGGCCATGTCTATGATGGGTTGCTTGCAAGTCGCCAGGACGAGGTAGACCTCGGAAGCTTGCCGGCAACCGATACCGCGGTCATGCTGAACGTGGCTAGCCCGGCAACGGTCTTCAAGTGGTGGAGGTTGCCAGCCCAAGGCATCGGGCTGGCGCGCATGGAGTTCGTCATCAACGACATGGTTCAGGTTCATCCGATGGCCTTGGCCTTCCCCGAACGCGTGTCCAACGCGGCAGAGCGAACCAAGATTGCCGAACTGGCAAAAGATTATGCCGACCCTGCGGACTACTTCGTGCAAACCTTGGCGCGAGGGCTCGCCAAACTTGCGACGCCGTTCCATCCGGCGCCGACGATTGTTCGCTTCAGCGATTTCAAGACCAACGAATATGCCCATTTGATCGGTGGAACTGACTTTGAGACCGAAGAATCGAACCCCATGATCGGATTTCGCGGGGCGTCCCGGTACTACGATGAAAGCTACCGGGCCGGGTTTGACTTGGAATGCCGGGCCATCATCCGGCTGAGGGAACACTGCGGATTTGCGAACGTCGTTGTTATGGTCCCGTTTTGCCGGACGCTGGGCGAAGCTGATCGCGTGCTTGCAGTGCTTTCGGAAAACGGTCTTGTTCGGGGTCAGAACGGGCTGCGGATTTACATGATGTGTGAGGTCCCTTCAAATGTTGTTCTGGCAGAGCGGTTTGCCGCCAAGTTCGACGGTTTCTCCATTGGTTCGAATGACCTCACGCAACTGGTTCTGGGGGTAGACAGGGATTCACAGAAACTATCGGCACTGTTTGACGAACGTGACGACGCAGTCAAGGAAATGATCCGTGAAGCCATTGACGGGGCACACGCAGCTGGCATACGGATAGGGATTTGCGGGCAGGCGCCCAGCAATTTTCCGGATTTTGCCGCATTTCTGGTGGAACGGGGTATCGACTCAATTTCCCTGAATCCCGATAGTTTTCTACGCACCGTTCCGGCCATTTCAGCGGCCGAGGCCGCGAATGACACTGAAACTTTGCCCGACCGCTGA
- a CDS encoding universal stress protein: MEPTTESSGRVIAGIDGSEHSARILKTAARIAGALKLRLDVICCWKEPGIYLAAEIPGGGFQEADILESEARRLVERTLSRAFGPERPTRMSVELRRGNPAKILVEESLNARMLVLGRRGGGGFLGLRIGSVAAACAAHAHCPVLVVNDDA, translated from the coding sequence ATGGAACCGACAACAGAATCCTCCGGTCGCGTCATTGCCGGCATAGACGGATCCGAGCACTCAGCACGCATCCTGAAAACCGCCGCACGGATCGCGGGAGCGCTGAAGCTTCGCCTCGACGTCATCTGCTGTTGGAAGGAGCCGGGCATTTACCTTGCCGCGGAAATTCCAGGCGGCGGGTTCCAGGAGGCAGACATCCTGGAGAGTGAAGCCCGACGCCTGGTCGAGCGCACGCTCAGCAGGGCGTTCGGCCCGGAACGGCCCACCAGGATGAGTGTCGAGCTGAGGCGCGGCAACCCCGCAAAGATCCTCGTCGAGGAAAGTCTCAACGCGCGAATGCTGGTCTTGGGCCGACGCGGCGGGGGCGGTTTCCTTGGTCTACGGATCGGGTCGGTTGCCGCTGCCTGTGCAGCGCATGCCCACTGTCCGGTTCTCGTTGTCAACGATGACGCATAG
- a CDS encoding TerC family protein: MTVSPLIWGITIVAIVALLAFDYFFHIRKAHVPTLREAAIWSSIYVGLAILFGILVWVFGGPTMGSEYFAGYITEKALSVDNLFVFLIIIASFRVPREDQQKVLLFGIVFSLIARTGFIFLGAALINSFAWVFYIFGLILLITAGNLLKPGAHNQEQTDNVMVRLAKKYFHTTDHYDGDKLFTMHEGKKALTPMLLVMLAIGGTDILFALDSIPAIFGLTQNVYIVFTATAFSLMGLRQLYFLIDGLLDRLIYLSYGLAAILAFIGVKLVLHALHENNLPFINGGEPVPVVEISTALSLSVIIGILLVTVVASLLSKAGKAQNAINNARRHAIDYLDLDYTADAAERERIYTLLTREEAQILEMDPKYRNKAKDVDKIREQIAEAHRQHKEYLGR, encoded by the coding sequence ATGACCGTATCGCCGCTCATCTGGGGCATCACCATCGTCGCCATCGTCGCTTTGCTGGCCTTCGACTACTTCTTCCACATCCGCAAGGCACACGTCCCCACCCTGCGGGAGGCCGCCATCTGGTCTTCCATCTACGTGGGCCTCGCTATCCTCTTCGGCATCTTGGTCTGGGTCTTCGGAGGACCAACGATGGGCTCGGAGTACTTCGCCGGATACATCACGGAAAAAGCGCTCTCCGTGGACAACCTCTTTGTCTTCCTGATCATCATCGCCAGCTTCCGGGTCCCCCGCGAGGACCAGCAAAAGGTGCTGCTCTTCGGCATCGTCTTTTCGCTGATCGCCCGGACCGGATTCATCTTCCTGGGCGCGGCACTGATCAACTCCTTCGCCTGGGTGTTCTACATCTTCGGGCTGATCCTGCTCATCACCGCGGGCAACCTGCTCAAGCCCGGGGCCCACAACCAGGAACAAACGGACAACGTCATGGTCCGCCTGGCCAAGAAGTACTTCCACACCACCGACCATTACGACGGCGACAAGCTGTTCACCATGCACGAGGGCAAGAAGGCGCTCACGCCCATGCTGCTGGTGATGCTGGCGATCGGCGGCACCGACATCCTGTTCGCGCTGGACTCCATCCCCGCGATCTTCGGGCTGACCCAGAACGTCTACATCGTCTTCACCGCCACGGCCTTCTCCCTGATGGGACTGCGCCAGCTCTATTTCCTCATCGACGGGCTGCTGGACCGGCTCATCTACCTTTCCTACGGACTGGCGGCGATCCTGGCCTTCATCGGCGTCAAGCTGGTGCTCCACGCCCTCCACGAAAACAACCTGCCGTTCATCAACGGCGGCGAGCCCGTCCCGGTCGTGGAAATCTCCACGGCGCTCTCGCTCAGCGTCATCATCGGGATCCTGCTGGTGACGGTGGTGGCCTCGCTACTGAGCAAGGCGGGCAAGGCCCAGAATGCCATCAACAACGCCCGCCGGCATGCGATTGACTACCTGGACCTGGACTACACGGCCGATGCGGCCGAACGCGAGCGGATCTACACGCTGCTGACCCGGGAAGAGGCGCAGATCCTGGAAATGGACCCGAAATACCGCAACAAGGCCAAGGACGTGGACAAAATCCGGGAGCAGATCGCCGAAGCCCACCGGCAACACAAGGAGTACCTGGGGCGATAG
- a CDS encoding ABC1 kinase family protein gives MTTHFERYAEVAEILARHGFGSLTAILGLERLQMGSMPRSSGQLGNPDRLALALEELGPTFIKLGQVLSTRPDVLPQDYLTALSRLQDGAPPISTEIIRSLIEQELGATPEEIFADFSDVPMASASIGQAHAATLHDGTAVIIKVRRPGVVAQVQEDLEILQNLAHQASRNWPAVADYNIEAIAAAFATTLRAELNYLNEGRNAERFASNFADDTSIHIPKIYWETTTSRVLTIERIYGLKIDDAEVRAMPLAARDELAHRVTRAFAKMIFDDGFFHADPHPGNLFVESSGCIGLIDFGMVGEVNEHLRDQLAKLLFAFSRNDPDRIARALMKISVHRTTTNRELLQRDIAHFIEQYQGRILGETQLTSLISELLAILRTHHLQLPSEMAMLAKMILMTEGMGGRLNPEFNVAAVLKPYASRLAIERLDPRRLPGLLKQVGLDAADLGSDLPELLGRALRNLEDGPEVRLRSDDLLPLADRAERIGNRLVASIILAAFIRGIGDLTTADSERLRSWQGNLLAGGIGALAAIGGYLAWSSRPNARRPRP, from the coding sequence TTGACTACGCACTTTGAACGTTACGCCGAGGTCGCGGAAATTCTTGCCCGGCATGGTTTCGGTTCGTTGACGGCCATTCTGGGTCTCGAACGGCTGCAGATGGGCTCCATGCCCCGTTCGTCCGGCCAGCTCGGAAATCCGGATCGACTGGCTCTGGCGCTGGAGGAGCTGGGTCCCACCTTTATCAAGCTTGGGCAGGTGCTTTCGACGCGGCCGGACGTTCTTCCACAGGACTACCTGACCGCGCTTTCCAGGCTACAAGACGGTGCGCCGCCCATATCTACAGAGATCATCCGTTCCTTGATCGAACAGGAGTTGGGTGCAACACCCGAGGAAATTTTTGCCGATTTCAGTGATGTCCCCATGGCCAGCGCGTCCATCGGCCAAGCCCACGCGGCGACGCTGCACGACGGCACTGCTGTCATCATCAAGGTTCGCAGGCCCGGTGTTGTCGCACAGGTTCAAGAGGATCTGGAGATCCTGCAGAACCTGGCCCATCAGGCGAGCCGCAATTGGCCGGCGGTTGCCGACTACAACATCGAGGCAATAGCGGCTGCCTTTGCAACAACGCTGCGGGCCGAATTGAACTACCTCAACGAAGGCAGAAATGCGGAAAGGTTTGCGAGCAATTTTGCCGACGACACAAGCATCCATATTCCGAAAATCTACTGGGAAACGACGACTTCCCGCGTTTTGACCATCGAACGAATCTACGGGCTCAAGATCGATGATGCCGAGGTCCGCGCCATGCCTCTGGCGGCCAGGGACGAGCTGGCTCACCGAGTCACGCGAGCGTTTGCCAAAATGATCTTTGATGATGGGTTCTTCCATGCGGACCCCCACCCCGGAAACCTATTTGTTGAATCCTCAGGGTGCATCGGCTTGATCGATTTTGGAATGGTCGGCGAGGTGAACGAACATCTCCGAGACCAACTCGCCAAGCTCCTATTCGCCTTCAGCAGGAACGACCCAGACCGAATTGCCCGAGCCCTCATGAAAATTTCTGTCCACAGGACCACCACAAACCGGGAACTACTTCAGCGGGACATCGCACACTTCATTGAGCAATACCAAGGCCGGATCCTTGGTGAAACCCAGCTAACGTCCCTTATCAGCGAACTACTGGCCATCCTGCGCACCCACCATCTTCAACTGCCAAGTGAAATGGCCATGCTGGCAAAGATGATCCTAATGACCGAAGGCATGGGTGGTCGCCTCAATCCCGAATTCAACGTTGCTGCGGTGCTCAAGCCGTACGCCAGCAGGCTGGCCATTGAACGGCTCGACCCCCGCAGGCTCCCTGGATTGCTCAAACAGGTGGGACTGGATGCTGCAGACCTTGGATCCGATCTACCCGAGCTGTTGGGGCGTGCGCTCCGCAACCTCGAGGACGGACCCGAAGTCCGTCTCCGTTCCGATGACCTCCTACCGCTGGCAGACCGGGCGGAACGCATCGGGAATCGCCTCGTGGCCAGCATCATTCTCGCAGCATTCATTCGCGGAATTGGAGATCTAACAACCGCCGACAGTGAACGTTTACGTTCGTGGCAAGGCAATCTGCTTGCGGGTGGAATCGGCGCGCTGGCTGCTATTGGCGGTTATCTTGCGTGGTCCTCCCGGCCAAATGCACGCCGTCCTCGGCCGTAG
- a CDS encoding pyridoxamine 5'-phosphate oxidase family protein, which yields MSGNPMVPKVEILDTGQCWKLLSTTSVGRLAVTVDGHPDLFPVNYKIDEDTLIFRTGDGTKLRAIKNDARVAFETDAVTPESGVAWSVVIKGSIEATPSTSPALNETERILFPWQGVGQDHFVRIIPETVTGRRFTLDTSMTWQISLDGSIRAGLE from the coding sequence ATGAGCGGCAATCCCATGGTACCCAAAGTAGAAATCCTCGACACAGGACAGTGCTGGAAACTCCTTTCCACGACGTCGGTTGGGCGACTCGCCGTTACGGTTGACGGCCACCCCGATCTCTTTCCCGTCAACTACAAAATTGACGAGGATACGCTAATTTTCCGAACAGGCGACGGAACAAAACTTAGAGCAATCAAAAACGACGCAAGGGTTGCATTCGAAACCGACGCCGTGACTCCGGAGTCGGGAGTTGCTTGGAGCGTTGTCATCAAAGGCTCAATCGAAGCCACGCCTTCGACGAGCCCCGCCCTCAACGAAACTGAACGTATCCTGTTTCCCTGGCAGGGCGTAGGCCAAGACCATTTCGTCCGGATCATCCCCGAAACAGTGACGGGAAGGCGCTTTACGCTGGATACCTCGATGACTTGGCAAATCTCGCTCGATGGCTCCATCAGGGCAGGGCTGGAGTAG
- a CDS encoding MBL fold metallo-hydrolase RNA specificity domain-containing protein — MTRHQHPSLRFLGGTGTVTGSKYLLDTGGQRILVDCGLFQGFKQLRDRNRTPLPVPAASIDAVVITHAHLDHTGYLPALVRDGFTGPIHSSKGTAQLCSLLLLDSGHLLEEEARFAAHKGSSIHHPPLPLYTAADAARSLKSFRTHEFDERFEVADGVDVTLIPAGHILGASQVHLGIGGTGIHFTGDLGRPDDPLMYPPRGLDSVDVLVTESTYGNRNHSPEDPGEELGNLVTRVAKRGGVVLIAAFAVGRAESILLSLSRLLAKGKIPAVPVFLNSPMAIDASLIYQQHREEHRLSDKDFSAMYGLATLTRTADESKLLNLRGGPMIIISASGMLSGGRILHHLSAYGEDPKNAIVLAGYQAGGTRGAALEGGQRTLKIYGEYVQIRAEVVSMDGFSAHADSNTLIGWMKEAPTAPRMTYITHGEPEAADALRLRIKHELGWRARVPEHLETVNLRNPS; from the coding sequence ATGACAAGGCATCAGCACCCGAGCCTCAGGTTTTTGGGCGGGACCGGCACCGTGACCGGTTCGAAGTACCTTTTGGATACCGGCGGACAACGGATCTTGGTGGATTGCGGACTGTTTCAGGGTTTCAAGCAATTGCGCGACCGGAACCGCACTCCGCTGCCCGTGCCGGCGGCTTCCATTGACGCCGTCGTCATCACCCACGCCCACCTTGACCACACCGGCTATCTGCCTGCCCTTGTCCGGGACGGTTTTACCGGTCCCATCCATTCGAGCAAGGGCACCGCACAGTTGTGCAGCCTGCTTTTACTTGACAGCGGCCATCTTCTGGAAGAAGAAGCGCGGTTCGCCGCGCACAAGGGGTCGTCCATTCACCATCCACCCCTGCCGCTTTACACGGCGGCGGACGCGGCGCGATCACTCAAGAGCTTTCGAACCCACGAGTTCGATGAACGCTTCGAGGTTGCCGATGGCGTCGATGTCACCCTGATCCCGGCAGGCCATATTCTGGGGGCCTCCCAAGTCCACCTTGGCATTGGCGGCACCGGAATTCATTTCACGGGCGATCTCGGGCGGCCGGACGACCCGCTGATGTATCCGCCGCGTGGCTTGGACTCGGTCGACGTATTGGTGACCGAGTCGACCTACGGGAACCGAAACCACTCTCCGGAGGATCCCGGCGAGGAGTTGGGAAACCTGGTCACCCGGGTCGCCAAACGCGGCGGAGTCGTCCTCATTGCTGCATTCGCCGTGGGTCGCGCCGAGTCGATCCTTTTGTCCCTGTCGCGGTTGCTGGCCAAAGGAAAGATCCCTGCAGTGCCGGTCTTCCTGAACAGCCCCATGGCCATCGACGCCTCCCTGATCTATCAACAACACAGGGAGGAACACCGGCTCAGCGACAAGGATTTTTCGGCGATGTACGGGCTGGCGACGCTGACACGGACGGCGGACGAGTCCAAGTTGCTGAACCTGCGCGGCGGGCCCATGATCATCATTTCCGCCAGCGGGATGCTCTCCGGCGGAAGGATCCTTCATCACCTCTCCGCCTACGGGGAGGACCCGAAGAACGCGATCGTCCTGGCCGGCTACCAGGCGGGCGGAACGCGCGGGGCGGCCCTGGAGGGCGGGCAGCGGACGCTGAAGATCTATGGCGAGTATGTGCAGATCCGGGCCGAGGTCGTCTCAATGGATGGGTTCTCCGCCCACGCGGATTCCAACACGTTAATCGGCTGGATGAAGGAAGCACCCACGGCCCCGCGGATGACCTACATCACCCACGGCGAACCCGAGGCCGCGGACGCGTTGCGACTGCGCATCAAGCACGAACTGGGCTGGCGTGCCCGGGTACCCGAGCACCTGGAAACCGTGAATCTTCGAAACCCGAGTTGA